The following DNA comes from Nocardioides panzhihuensis.
CAGGCGCCGAAGCATCTGGCTCCCGGCGGCGTACTCATCATCGAGACCGGGCAGGAGCAGGCCTCTGTGACCGCCGATCTCATGTGGGCGCAGGGGCTCACCGCGGAGATCCACCACGATGAGGACCTCTACGCGACGGCCGTGACGGGCCTGAAAGGCGAGGCGTCCCCCTGATTGCACACCACCCCCGCAGCGTGCATTCAGAGGGACCACCAGCACCTGGCTCGCAGCTGTACCGATTCTCGGGCCCCGGGTCAGTCACGAACCCTTGGTGTGTGAGGTCGTCCACCCCCCACCGGTGGACGACCTTCACGCCGATGAAACGGGCCACCTGCAGACCCATGACGTGGATTGGGAAGAATTTTTTCGAGAATCCCGTCAGAATTCCGATATGCAGGCTTACGGTCTGACCCATCTGGTGCCGTTGTCCCTGCTCACAGCGGGGATCGTGGCCATGGTCTGGCTGGGCAGGCGGCAGCGGTCCGAAGCGAGACCGTCGAGATTCTCCCGGGGCTTCGCGCTCGCGATCCCGCTCACGACCATCCCGCTGCAGGCCCACGAATGGGTCACCGACTTCGATCTCTTCATCGATCTGCCGATCCATCTGTGCGACCTGGCCTGGATCGCGGCCGCGGTCGCGCTGTGGACCCACCATCCCTACCCGACCGCACTGACCTGCTTCTGGGGCCTGACACTGACCACTCAAGGCGTGTTCACGCCGGACGTGCAGGACCTCCCAGACGTCAGCTACTTCACCTTCTGGGGCCTGCACCTGATGATCGTGCTCGCCGCCGTCTACCTGATCTTCGGGCTCAAGCTGCTCCCGCGCTGGCGGGACTACGGCTGGGTGGTCGCGACCACGGCGTTGTGGGCCGCGGCGGCGTACGTCCTCAATCTCGTCCTCGACGCCAACTACGGCTATCTGCGCTACAAGCCGGAGTCGGCCTCGATGCTCGACCTGCTGGGTCCGTGGCCGGTCTACATCCTCAACGAGATCCTGCTCGTGGCGGGGATCTGGGCGTTGATCACGCTCGGACTGAGGATGTGGGCGCGTCAGGACGGGTCGACGAGGACACCGGTGCGCTCGTAGTCGGCGAGCGCGGCGGCATACGGCGCCAGATCGATGCCCTTCTCGGCCACCCACGCGTCGTCGTAGTAGGACGAGCGATAGCGCTCCCCGGAGTCGCACAGCAGCGAGACGACGCTGCCTTCCTCGCCGGCGTCGACCATCCCGCGTACTACCCCCAGCGATGCCCACACATTGGTGCCCGTCGAGGGGCCGACCGAACGGCCCATCCGGGCCGAGAGCCAGCGCATCGTCGCGATCGACGCCGCGTCGGGGACCTGGACCATGTCGTCGACGACACCGCCGACGAAGGACGGCTCGACCCGGGGCCGCCCGATCCCCTCGATCCGCGACGGCATCCCGGTGGCGTAGTCGGAGGTGTCCGTCTCCCAGCCGCCGTAGAAGGCGGAGTTCTCCGGGTCGGCGACCATCAGCCTGGTCGCGTGACGCCGGTAGTGGAGGTAGCGGCCGATGGTCGCTGAGGTGCCGCCGGTGCCTGCCGAGACGACGATCCAAGCCGGCACCGGGTGCCGCTCCTGCGACATCTGGTCGAAGATGGACTCGGCGATGTTGTTGTTGCCGCGCCAGTCGGTGGCCCGCTCGGCGTAGGTGAACTGGTCCATGTAGTGGCCGTCGCACTCGCGGGCCAGGCGCTCGGCCTCCGCGTACATGTCCGGGGCCTTGTCGACGAAGTGGCAGCGCCCGCCGTGCCACTCGATCAGGCGCACCTTCTCCGCCGAGGTCGAGCGTGGCATCACCGCGACGAACGGCAGTCCTAGCAGGCCGGCGAAGTAGGCCTCGGAGACCGCGGTGGATCCCGAGGAGGCCTCCACGACCGTCGAGCCCTCATGGAGCCAGCCGTTGCAGATCGCGTACAGGAACAGCGACCTGGCCAGGCGGTGCTTCAACGAGCCCGTGGGATGGACGGACTCGTCCTTCAGATAGAGGTCGACCCCGCCGCTCGCACCGTCGCGAACCGGCAGCGGGACCGCGTGCAGGTGGGTGTCGGCCGAGCGTTGAGCGTCGGCCTCGACGCGGCGTACGGCTTCGTCGATCCAGGCGCGGTGGGAGTCAGAGAGGCGAGGCACCGACCGAGCGTAACTCCACCCTGATCCACCCCCGACATGTGCGGTGCGCCACAATGAAAGACCTGATCACGATCGGGTCCGGCAGTGAAGTTGCCCACAAGTTAGACCGATCTAAGGACCCCGATTAACCATTGCGGCCCCAAAAGCGAGACAAAAGACCTGTGGACGAACCTCTTGACGTAGTGCTGATCGGCGGCGGCATCATGAGCGCCACCCTGGGCGTGCTCCTCCAGGAGCTGGAGCCCAGCTGGTCCATCAAGATGATCGAGCGGCTCGACTCGCTCGCCGAGGAGTCGTCCGGCCCGTGGAACAACGCCGGCACCGGTCACTCTGCGCTGTGCGAGCTCAACTACAGCCCGCAGCAGCCCGATGGCTCGGTCGACATCTCCAAGGCCGTCGCCGTCAACGAGCAGTTCCAGCTCTCCCGGCAGCTGTGGTCCTTCCTGGTCGAGAGCGGCCGCATCCCTGACCCGGACAAGTTCATCCACACCGTCCCGCACATGTCCTTCGTGTGGGGCGCGGACAACGTCGAATACCTGCGCAAGCGCTACGAGGCGCTCAAGGACCACGCGCTCTTCCCCGGGATGGAGTTCTCCACCGACCCCGAGGTCATCCGGGGCTGGGCCCCGCTGCTGCTCGAGGGCCGCTCGGCCAAGTCGCTCGCCGAGGAGCCCGTCGCGGCCACCTGGACCAACGCCGGGACCGACGTCGACTTCGGCTCGCTCACCTCGATCCTGACCCGCACCCTGGTGGACAAGGGCGCCGACCTCGAGACCGGCTCCGAGGTCACCGACCTCCACCAGACCATGGACGGCTTCTGGCACATCT
Coding sequences within:
- a CDS encoding TIGR02206 family membrane protein, encoding MQAYGLTHLVPLSLLTAGIVAMVWLGRRQRSEARPSRFSRGFALAIPLTTIPLQAHEWVTDFDLFIDLPIHLCDLAWIAAAVALWTHHPYPTALTCFWGLTLTTQGVFTPDVQDLPDVSYFTFWGLHLMIVLAAVYLIFGLKLLPRWRDYGWVVATTALWAAAAYVLNLVLDANYGYLRYKPESASMLDLLGPWPVYILNEILLVAGIWALITLGLRMWARQDGSTRTPVRS
- a CDS encoding pyridoxal-phosphate dependent enzyme gives rise to the protein MPRLSDSHRAWIDEAVRRVEADAQRSADTHLHAVPLPVRDGASGGVDLYLKDESVHPTGSLKHRLARSLFLYAICNGWLHEGSTVVEASSGSTAVSEAYFAGLLGLPFVAVMPRSTSAEKVRLIEWHGGRCHFVDKAPDMYAEAERLARECDGHYMDQFTYAERATDWRGNNNIAESIFDQMSQERHPVPAWIVVSAGTGGTSATIGRYLHYRRHATRLMVADPENSAFYGGWETDTSDYATGMPSRIEGIGRPRVEPSFVGGVVDDMVQVPDAASIATMRWLSARMGRSVGPSTGTNVWASLGVVRGMVDAGEEGSVVSLLCDSGERYRSSYYDDAWVAEKGIDLAPYAAALADYERTGVLVDPS